A portion of the Thermotoga sp. SG1 genome contains these proteins:
- a CDS encoding DeoR/GlpR family DNA-binding transcription regulator: MKEERLKEILDIVDKNGFVSMKDLQEKLGVSMITVRRDVAELVKRNLVRKVHGGIRKVNYFEKETDFMRRLSINREAKEKIAQLALDFVEDNDIIFLDASTTAHIFAKHLASSQKSVHVITNNLLTAMELSKNPGISVVLLTGKVNPENLAVEGSLTIECGKKFSVKKAFVSCRGVTAEEGTYEINTMEMGIKGIFVEKAEEIFVLADFSKIGKRSLAHLIPTERIDYLITERKPPENQYEIFREKGVEIIFTERR; the protein is encoded by the coding sequence ATGAAAGAGGAAAGATTGAAGGAAATCCTCGATATAGTTGACAAAAACGGCTTTGTCAGCATGAAAGATCTTCAGGAGAAACTCGGTGTTTCGATGATCACCGTGAGAAGAGATGTAGCAGAACTGGTGAAAAGAAATTTGGTGAGAAAAGTCCACGGTGGCATCAGAAAAGTGAACTACTTCGAGAAGGAAACAGATTTCATGAGAAGGCTCTCGATAAACAGGGAGGCAAAAGAAAAGATCGCCCAGCTTGCTCTGGACTTTGTAGAGGACAACGACATCATCTTCCTAGACGCAAGCACCACCGCTCATATCTTCGCAAAACACCTGGCTTCATCTCAAAAGTCAGTTCACGTCATCACGAACAACCTTCTCACCGCCATGGAACTCTCGAAAAACCCCGGTATAAGCGTCGTTCTGCTTACAGGAAAGGTGAATCCGGAGAACTTAGCGGTGGAAGGCTCTTTGACGATAGAGTGTGGAAAGAAGTTCTCTGTGAAAAAAGCGTTTGTCTCATGTAGAGGCGTGACCGCAGAAGAGGGAACCTACGAAATAAACACGATGGAGATGGGGATAAAGGGGATCTTCGTTGAGAAAGCAGAAGAGATCTTCGTTCTTGCCGACTTCAGCAAGATAGGAAAAAGATCGCTGGCACATCTGATACCCACAGAGAGGATTGACTATCTGATCACGGAGAGAAAACCCCCTGAAAATCAATACGAAATATTCAGGGAAAAAGGTGTGGAAATTATATTCACTGAAAGGAGGTAG